From a single Planctomycetota bacterium genomic region:
- a CDS encoding SPFH domain-containing protein has product MGLMDKLRGEFIDIIQWTEPSQNEILAYRFPRYNNEIKMGAKLVVREGQNAVFVNEGKLADVFAPGTYTLSTQNMPILATLQGWKYGFESPFKAEVYFISMRQWTDQKWGTANPIMIRDPEFGPVRIRAFGTYAMHVSEPAVFLKELVATDPSFETFEISNQLRNTIVSRFADVMGQIKMPILDLAGNYEKLNQLALQTIKPDLAQLGLALTMFYVENISLPEEVEKALDTRSKMSVIGDLNRYTHYQAATAIGDAANNPGGAAGAGVGLGAGIAVGGQMANVLAGSMGAGTAPPPLPTAAGFYVAVNGQQAGPFDLPTLGTMLQNGQLKRDSLVWRRGLTEWVAASTVPDLASLFAAAPPPLPPQ; this is encoded by the coding sequence ATGGGACTGATGGACAAACTTCGCGGCGAGTTCATTGACATCATTCAATGGACCGAGCCGTCGCAGAACGAAATCCTGGCCTATCGCTTCCCGCGCTATAACAACGAAATCAAGATGGGGGCCAAGCTCGTCGTCCGCGAGGGACAGAACGCCGTCTTTGTCAACGAAGGAAAGCTGGCCGATGTGTTCGCGCCAGGGACGTACACCCTGTCGACCCAGAACATGCCCATCTTGGCCACGCTGCAAGGGTGGAAGTACGGCTTCGAGTCGCCGTTCAAGGCCGAAGTCTATTTCATCTCGATGCGCCAATGGACCGACCAGAAATGGGGCACGGCCAACCCGATTATGATTCGCGACCCCGAGTTCGGCCCGGTGCGAATTCGCGCCTTTGGCACCTACGCCATGCATGTCTCGGAACCGGCCGTGTTCCTGAAGGAACTGGTGGCGACCGATCCGTCGTTCGAGACGTTTGAAATCTCGAACCAGTTGCGCAACACCATCGTCTCGCGGTTTGCCGACGTGATGGGGCAAATCAAGATGCCGATCCTCGATCTGGCCGGCAATTACGAGAAGCTCAATCAGTTGGCGCTGCAAACCATCAAGCCCGACCTGGCCCAACTGGGCCTGGCGCTGACGATGTTCTATGTCGAGAACATTTCATTGCCCGAGGAAGTCGAAAAGGCGCTCGACACTCGCAGCAAGATGAGCGTGATCGGTGATTTGAACCGGTACACCCATTATCAGGCCGCCACGGCCATCGGCGACGCCGCCAACAACCCCGGCGGCGCGGCCGGCGCTGGCGTAGGTCTGGGGGCGGGCATCGCGGTAGGTGGGCAGATGGCCAATGTGCTGGCCGGCTCGATGGGGGCCGGGACGGCGCCGCCACCCTTGCCAACTGCCGCGGGGTTCTACGTGGCCGTCAATGGCCAGCAAGCGGGGCCGTTCGACCTGCCGACACTTGGCACCATGCTACAGAACGGGCAGTTGAAGCGCGACTCGCTAGTCTGGCGACGCGGGCTGACCGAATGGGTGGCGGCCTCGACGGTACCCGATCTGGCGTCGCTGTTCGCCGCGGCCCCTCCGCCGCTGCCGCCGCAATAA
- a CDS encoding GNAT family N-acetyltransferase, protein MASSIHVRDASSDDVAIIAEFNSRLAEESEHKRLDPNVIQRGVARGMARPEQCRYFLAEIDGQVIGQTMITFEWTDWRDGILYWLQSVFVRPEYRGQGVFRALFDHVMQTAKADPDARGMRLYVERENTAALATYGRLGMQPSGHLLYEIDWSGAVRDK, encoded by the coding sequence ATGGCATCTTCAATTCACGTCCGCGATGCCTCGTCTGACGATGTTGCCATCATCGCCGAGTTCAACTCTCGCTTGGCCGAAGAGAGCGAGCATAAGCGGCTTGATCCAAACGTGATCCAGCGCGGCGTCGCCCGTGGAATGGCGCGACCCGAGCAGTGTCGCTATTTCCTGGCCGAAATCGACGGGCAAGTTATCGGCCAGACGATGATCACGTTCGAGTGGACCGACTGGCGCGACGGGATCCTCTATTGGCTGCAAAGCGTCTTCGTCCGGCCCGAGTACCGCGGCCAGGGCGTATTCCGCGCGCTGTTCGACCATGTGATGCAAACCGCCAAGGCCGATCCTGACGCGCGTGGCATGCGCCTGTACGTCGAGCGCGAGAACACGGCCGCGTTGGCCACGTACGGCCGATTGGGAATGCAGCCGAGCGGGCATCTGCTGTATGAAATCGACTGGTCCGGCGCGGTGCGTGACAAGTAA
- a CDS encoding HD domain-containing protein has translation MNGLRDIPEVAALDAPRGMVRIPAELDVPLTPRVRALIDTAEFRRLARISQLGLVSLVYPSALHTRFEHSLGVYRLALMFLRQLSQDARFAEAIRPIDAEAFICAALLHDLGHWPFCHPIEDMHLPGVPRHELFANSFLLEGDIADTLRDEWGLQPRDVVSILSEQQRPQGGRILASLLSGPIDIDKMDYLARDSLHAGVPYGRNFDQGRLIGSLCLNEAGDGLAITDKGKTAAEMMLFARYVMFSEVYWHHGVRSATAMFQRAFYLLHHALDLDRLFRMNEPEMIAELLRRSDGTPAGVLLDGLFGPERQLYKRVTQCSWFEQRELFELLSRRPQAWLVACAEKFAHLASRQLGRVIAPHEILFDAPPQEREVEFNVEVFYSKEGRYRWLGDVSPVVRTLAEHQFDDYVKRVRIYAHPRVAAELRELEGLAVLLMEAVEENDK, from the coding sequence ATGAACGGATTGCGAGATATTCCCGAGGTGGCCGCGCTCGACGCCCCGCGCGGCATGGTGCGGATACCAGCCGAGCTCGACGTGCCGCTGACGCCGCGCGTGCGGGCCTTGATCGACACCGCCGAGTTCCGCCGCCTGGCCCGGATCAGCCAGTTGGGGCTCGTCTCGCTGGTCTATCCGTCGGCCTTGCACACGCGATTTGAACATTCGCTGGGGGTCTATCGCCTGGCCCTGATGTTCTTACGCCAGTTGAGCCAGGACGCGCGATTTGCCGAGGCGATTCGCCCGATCGACGCCGAAGCGTTCATTTGCGCCGCCCTGCTTCACGATCTGGGCCACTGGCCGTTCTGTCACCCGATCGAAGACATGCACCTGCCCGGCGTGCCGCGGCACGAATTATTCGCCAACAGTTTTCTGCTCGAAGGGGACATCGCCGACACGCTCCGCGACGAGTGGGGACTGCAGCCGCGCGACGTGGTGAGCATTCTCTCCGAGCAGCAACGACCGCAGGGGGGGCGCATCCTGGCCAGCCTTCTTTCCGGGCCGATCGACATCGACAAGATGGACTATCTGGCCCGCGACAGCTTGCACGCCGGCGTGCCCTACGGTCGCAATTTCGATCAAGGCCGGCTGATCGGCAGCCTGTGCCTGAACGAAGCTGGCGACGGGCTGGCGATCACCGACAAGGGCAAAACCGCGGCCGAGATGATGCTGTTCGCCCGGTACGTGATGTTCAGCGAAGTCTATTGGCATCACGGCGTGCGCTCGGCAACGGCGATGTTCCAGCGAGCGTTTTACCTGCTGCACCACGCGCTCGACCTCGATCGACTGTTCCGAATGAACGAGCCCGAGATGATTGCCGAGTTGTTGCGGCGCAGCGACGGCACGCCGGCCGGTGTGTTGCTCGACGGGCTGTTTGGGCCCGAGCGGCAATTGTACAAGCGGGTGACGCAATGCAGTTGGTTCGAGCAGCGCGAGCTGTTCGAGCTGCTGTCGCGGCGGCCGCAGGCCTGGCTGGTGGCGTGCGCCGAAAAGTTCGCCCATCTGGCCAGCCGGCAACTCGGTCGGGTGATTGCCCCGCACGAGATTCTGTTCGACGCCCCGCCGCAAGAACGCGAAGTCGAGTTCAACGTCGAAGTCTTCTACAGCAAAGAGGGACGCTACCGCTGGCTCGGCGACGTGTCCCCGGTGGTGCGGACCTTGGCCGAGCATCAATTTGACGACTATGTGAAACGCGTCCGCATCTACGCTCATCCCCGCGTCGCCGCCGAACTGCGAGAGCTAGAAGGTCTGGCGGTGTTGCTGATGGAAGCGGTGGAGGAGAATGACAAGTGA
- a CDS encoding molybdenum cofactor guanylyltransferase, translated as MSADRPCGLILCGGASSRMRQDKATLPFGGETLIERMVRIVGSATSRVVVVAAPGQALPALPPAVQVVHDRTPGRGPLEGLAAGLRALGDDQAVAFATSCDAPLLRAEWIERVSSLLGAHDCAVPFIGGFYQPLAAAYRARVLPQIEQALTAEQRSIWRLLNQLDTRQIAAEELRDVDPGLDSLRNCNTWEEYREMLSDE; from the coding sequence ATGTCTGCCGATCGACCTTGTGGGCTGATTCTCTGCGGCGGCGCCAGCTCGCGCATGCGCCAGGACAAAGCCACGCTCCCGTTCGGTGGCGAGACGCTGATCGAGCGGATGGTTCGCATCGTAGGCTCAGCCACCAGTCGAGTTGTCGTCGTGGCCGCGCCGGGGCAAGCGTTACCGGCGCTCCCGCCCGCGGTACAAGTCGTTCATGACCGCACGCCGGGGCGCGGCCCGCTCGAAGGTCTGGCGGCTGGCTTGCGCGCCCTGGGGGACGATCAGGCCGTCGCGTTCGCAACCAGTTGCGACGCGCCCTTGTTGCGCGCGGAGTGGATCGAGCGGGTTTCCAGTTTGCTCGGCGCGCACGACTGCGCGGTCCCATTCATCGGTGGGTTCTATCAACCGTTGGCGGCCGCCTATCGCGCCCGGGTATTGCCCCAGATCGAACAGGCCCTGACAGCCGAGCAACGGAGCATCTGGCGGCTATTGAACCAACTCGACACGCGCCAGATCGCGGCCGAGGAACTCCGCGACGTCGATCCAGGACTCGACTCGCTGCGCAACTGTAACACCTGGGAAGAGTATCGGGAAATGCTGAGTGATGAATGA